A stretch of the Actinotalea sp. JY-7876 genome encodes the following:
- the rlmC gene encoding 23S rRNA (uracil(747)-C(5))-methyltransferase RlmC encodes MRCDYHDTTLCRSCTLLDRSYEDQLAGKEAHCRRLLAPYVGTGTAWLPPARSPEQGFRNKAKMVVGATADEPTVGILDAAGRGVDLRECGLHTAGIRAALPHLAAFVTLAGLVPYDIAARRGELKHVLVTESPDGELMVRFVLRSQEPVARLRKHLPALLSVVPALRVASVNLQPEHKAVLEGEREILLTPESALTMRLDVAGGGVPLHVRPQSFFQTNTPVAAAVYGQARAWVTELDPRTMWDLYCGVGGFALHCADGTRDVVGIETSVEAVASARLSRDEAGLAGVRFEAGDATAFALSARDVPDLVVVNPPRRGVGPDLAGWLEASGVAHVLYSSCNAVTLAKDLEAMPSLRPQRVRLLDMFPQTSHYEVMTLLARR; translated from the coding sequence ATGCGCTGCGACTACCACGACACCACGCTGTGCCGCTCGTGCACGCTGCTGGACCGGTCGTACGAGGACCAGCTCGCGGGCAAGGAGGCGCACTGCCGCCGGCTGCTCGCCCCCTACGTCGGGACGGGCACGGCGTGGCTGCCGCCCGCGCGCAGCCCGGAGCAGGGCTTCCGCAACAAGGCGAAGATGGTCGTGGGCGCGACCGCTGACGAGCCGACCGTCGGCATCCTCGACGCCGCCGGGCGCGGCGTCGACCTGCGCGAGTGCGGCCTGCACACGGCCGGCATCCGCGCCGCGCTCCCCCACCTCGCGGCGTTCGTCACGCTCGCCGGGCTCGTGCCCTACGACATCGCCGCACGCCGCGGTGAGCTCAAGCACGTCCTGGTGACGGAGTCCCCGGACGGCGAGCTCATGGTGCGCTTCGTGCTGCGCTCGCAGGAGCCGGTCGCGCGCCTGCGCAAGCACCTGCCGGCGCTGCTGTCCGTCGTCCCAGCGCTCCGCGTGGCGTCGGTGAACCTCCAGCCCGAGCACAAGGCCGTGCTCGAGGGCGAGCGGGAGATCCTCCTCACCCCGGAGTCCGCCCTGACGATGCGCCTCGACGTGGCCGGCGGCGGGGTCCCGCTGCACGTGCGACCGCAGAGCTTCTTCCAGACCAACACGCCCGTCGCGGCCGCCGTCTACGGGCAGGCGCGCGCGTGGGTGACCGAGCTCGACCCGCGGACGATGTGGGACCTGTACTGCGGCGTCGGCGGGTTCGCCCTGCACTGCGCGGACGGCACGCGCGACGTCGTCGGCATCGAGACCAGCGTCGAGGCGGTCGCCAGCGCGCGGCTGAGCCGGGACGAGGCCGGCCTGGCGGGGGTCCGGTTCGAGGCGGGCGACGCGACGGCGTTCGCCCTGTCCGCGCGCGACGTACCGGACCTCGTGGTGGTCAACCCGCCGCGGCGCGGGGTGGGGCCGGACCTCGCGGGCTGGCTCGAGGCCTCAGGGGTGGCGCACGTCCTGTACTCGAGCTGCAACGCGGTGACGCTCGCCAAGGACCTGGAGGCGATGCCGTCCCTGCGCCCGCAGCGCGTCCGCCTGCTCGACATGTTCCCGCAGACGTCGCACTACGAGGTCATGACCCTCCTGGCCCGTCGCTGA
- a CDS encoding glycosyltransferase family 4 protein gives MTTRSASPARITHFSESVYTVQGHGVHTAFTDLVAAQRRLGHDVVVNERGRDDVLHVHTVGPTSLRRMLVHRGLRVVSAHVTPGSLRGSLNGVGLYGGVFTAYLRAFYNHADVVIAVSDGAAAEVRDMGVRTPVVVVPNAVVSETFRPTPQGRADARAALGVADGEFVVLGVGQLQPRKGIEEFVECARRMPDARFVWLGDCLFGAMSDGRSRMRRAVADAPANMDFPGRKSREEVARYCWAADTFLFPSHHETFGMAPVEAAFAGLPLVLSDLPVFEGVFGRDHDAYLSAGSVDGYVAHLTALRDHPALRRAAGSRAAAAVTRYDGDHVAARVVDLYGHWTEHSSRRPVAARQLQPVG, from the coding sequence GTGACGACACGGAGTGCCTCCCCCGCCCGCATCACCCACTTCTCGGAGTCGGTCTACACCGTGCAGGGGCACGGGGTGCACACCGCCTTCACCGACCTCGTCGCGGCACAGCGGCGCCTCGGGCACGACGTCGTCGTGAACGAGCGCGGGCGCGACGACGTCCTGCACGTCCACACCGTCGGCCCCACCAGCCTGCGCCGCATGCTCGTCCACCGCGGGCTGCGCGTGGTCTCGGCGCACGTCACCCCCGGCTCGCTGCGCGGCAGCCTCAACGGGGTCGGCCTCTACGGCGGCGTCTTCACCGCCTACCTGCGGGCCTTCTACAACCACGCCGACGTCGTCATCGCGGTGAGCGACGGCGCCGCCGCCGAGGTCCGCGACATGGGGGTGCGCACCCCGGTGGTCGTCGTGCCGAACGCCGTGGTGTCCGAGACCTTCCGGCCCACCCCGCAGGGCCGCGCCGACGCCCGCGCCGCGCTCGGCGTCGCCGACGGCGAGTTCGTGGTCCTCGGCGTGGGCCAGCTCCAGCCGCGCAAGGGCATCGAGGAGTTCGTCGAGTGCGCCCGCCGGATGCCCGACGCACGGTTCGTGTGGCTCGGCGACTGCCTCTTCGGCGCCATGTCCGACGGGCGGTCGCGGATGCGCCGGGCGGTGGCCGACGCGCCGGCGAACATGGACTTCCCCGGGCGGAAGTCCCGCGAGGAGGTCGCGCGCTACTGCTGGGCGGCCGACACCTTCCTGTTCCCCTCGCACCACGAGACGTTCGGCATGGCGCCCGTCGAGGCGGCCTTCGCCGGCCTGCCCCTCGTCCTGAGCGACCTGCCGGTGTTCGAGGGCGTCTTCGGCCGCGACCACGACGCCTATCTCTCGGCGGGGTCGGTGGACGGCTACGTGGCCCACCTCACCGCGCTGCGCGACCACCCCGCCCTGCGGCGGGCGGCCGGCAGCCGCGCCGCGGCCGCCGTCACGCGGTACGACGGCGACCACGTCGCCGCCCGGGTCGTGGACCTGTACGGGCACTGGACCGAGCACTCCTCGCGCCGCCCGGTCGCGGCGCGCCAGCTCCAGCCCGTGGGCTGA
- a CDS encoding ABC transporter substrate-binding protein yields MHPLSTATRSTRPASRPARRHRTARLGAGLAVGALLLAGCGQGDAGAGETAGGGGGDEGGDVTLRFAWWGSDHYHQMYQEVADAFMAEHPDITIVPEFTDWGGYWDKLATTVAAGDTPDVLMQEQRYLREYVDRGVLADLSQHDIETSGMDEALLATGEVDDGLYAIPTGLNVFSIVANPQVFADAGVEMPDDTTWTWEEFHEIATEVGQKAPDGVWGKQDWGTNDAGLNVFARQHGEQLFTEDGELGISEDTLTQWWQMSLDLQESGGQPPASTTSEMMNMGPEQSLVGTNTGAMMAEWTNQLTAISGAAGHELELLRWPGESDGERTGMYYKPALYASMSATSEHPEEAAMFIDFMLNSEAAGDIIMADLGMPVNLETRERVVAELPAADKQSADFVADLEDEIVDSPPVPPQGAGEIAAILGRLNDEVLFERLTPQQAAEQFVAEVENVVGG; encoded by the coding sequence GTGCACCCTCTGAGCACCGCGACCCGAAGCACACGACCCGCCTCCCGGCCCGCGCGCCGTCACCGGACCGCCCGCCTCGGCGCCGGCCTCGCCGTCGGCGCCCTCCTGCTCGCCGGCTGCGGCCAGGGTGACGCCGGCGCGGGCGAGACCGCAGGAGGCGGCGGAGGCGACGAGGGTGGCGACGTCACCCTGCGCTTCGCGTGGTGGGGCTCGGACCACTACCACCAGATGTACCAGGAGGTCGCCGACGCCTTCATGGCCGAGCACCCGGACATCACGATCGTCCCCGAGTTCACCGACTGGGGCGGGTACTGGGACAAGCTCGCCACCACGGTGGCGGCGGGGGACACGCCGGACGTGCTCATGCAGGAGCAGCGGTACCTGCGCGAGTACGTGGACCGCGGGGTGCTGGCCGACCTGTCCCAGCACGACATCGAGACCTCCGGCATGGACGAGGCGCTCCTGGCCACGGGCGAGGTCGACGACGGCCTGTACGCCATCCCGACCGGGCTCAACGTCTTCTCGATCGTCGCCAACCCCCAGGTCTTCGCCGACGCGGGCGTCGAGATGCCCGACGACACGACGTGGACCTGGGAGGAGTTCCACGAGATCGCGACGGAGGTCGGGCAGAAGGCGCCCGACGGCGTGTGGGGCAAGCAGGACTGGGGCACGAACGACGCCGGCCTGAACGTCTTCGCGCGCCAGCACGGCGAGCAGCTGTTCACGGAGGACGGCGAGCTCGGCATCTCGGAGGACACCCTGACGCAGTGGTGGCAGATGTCGCTGGACCTGCAGGAGTCCGGCGGCCAGCCGCCGGCGTCCACGACGTCCGAGATGATGAACATGGGCCCGGAGCAGTCCCTCGTCGGCACCAACACCGGCGCGATGATGGCCGAGTGGACCAACCAGCTGACGGCGATCTCCGGGGCCGCGGGCCACGAGCTGGAGCTCCTGCGCTGGCCGGGGGAGTCCGACGGCGAGCGCACCGGGATGTACTACAAGCCCGCCCTGTACGCGTCGATGTCCGCCACCTCGGAGCACCCGGAGGAGGCCGCGATGTTCATCGACTTCATGCTCAACAGCGAGGCCGCGGGTGACATCATCATGGCCGACCTCGGCATGCCGGTGAACCTCGAGACGCGCGAGCGGGTCGTGGCCGAGCTCCCCGCGGCGGACAAGCAGTCGGCCGACTTCGTCGCGGACCTGGAGGACGAGATCGTCGACAGCCCGCCGGTGCCGCCCCAGGGCGCCGGGGAGATCGCGGCGATCCTCGGCCGGCTGAACGACGAGGTGCTGTTCGAGCGGCTGACCCCGCAGCAGGCCGCCGAGCAGTTCGTCGCCGAGGTCGAGAACGTCGTCGGTGGCTGA
- a CDS encoding NPCBM/NEW2 domain-containing protein codes for MRSRRRRLGALTLTPLLALAMAAGALTAPAAASPPGGHDPGQGAAQSSAQASEQGRWQGGGPGSARERSWPTPGLGLLRGTLTLDGAGQLALTVTQGWSTVVTAQTLGLVTADADLTRDLRFVDRDVRLVHDRYSMTTGKRLDRVHLAIESTFTFRGATGALVQVVVRVAPDGVAYRYVLPDDAAHTVSSESGRWTFPRDGAVWNQDGYAVNYEADWAERTLSGNLAGDIGFPVLAETAGRYALLTEADVDGRYSGSHLTHEAGSLSYGLELFESTPVTHDGPLATPWRVAIVGDLATVVESTLVDDLAPPSRLADTDTSWIRPGVSSWSWMTDWGSPRDEARQRDFVDLSARNGWEYVLLDEGWSAEWVPRTTRYANARGVDTIVWFHSRDLQTQEQRDHWLPLLREWGVAGLKIDFMDTDSQEIHQWYDAVLADTARHQLMVNFHGSTLPHGLQRTWPHLMSYEAVRGAENGISPSRSLTVPFARGVLGSMDWTPVTFSRGSGASSKAHELAMAVVYESGWQHMSDKPEAYAAEPVAEGLLQNLPTTWDRTELLSGDPGGHVVQARRSGDTWFVGGMRAGSGPALDVPLRFLGAGRWLVHTITDAPGADGAPDGSVLATQVTTRRAHETLRLPTATNGGFVVVACPAQGRTTCFTPVEPTATLDVTADPDVAELEVGDTLEVTARAVVTSGDGTDVSFGPRLPAGWTMTGAAVERDRLATGDVLEGTWTLTVGPDAVRGDLEVAVGAAFTSGGREVFAADGIEVFVAPDAPDGQAWVSDLPWLEDTAGWASNRRDLSNSGGPLSVRGEVFAKGVGTHAPSAVTVWAGGRCTAFRAVVGTDDGAGTPAESSVSFQVLGDGRLLAETPVLRATSEPVELVVDVAGVDRLTLRTTDGGDGKNNDHADWGDASVWCGDAQGPTPPTEPAGLTGSPYVSDLEWTGEANGYGPVERDQSNGEAARGDGNPLTIAGQVFDKGVGMHATGQLTTWLGRTCTTFEAVVGIDDEVTQEGSVSFQVLGDGMLLADTGVVTSASGGVPLSVDVTGVRSLTLIAHEATNGKNFDHADWGGAQLVCAAA; via the coding sequence ATGCGATCACGCCGTCGACGGCTCGGAGCGCTCACCCTCACCCCCCTGCTGGCCCTCGCCATGGCCGCGGGGGCCCTCACGGCCCCGGCCGCCGCGTCGCCACCGGGTGGTCACGACCCCGGCCAGGGGGCGGCACAGTCCTCGGCGCAGGCGTCGGAGCAGGGACGGTGGCAGGGCGGCGGCCCCGGGAGCGCCCGTGAGCGCAGCTGGCCGACGCCCGGGCTCGGCCTCCTGCGAGGGACGCTCACGCTGGACGGCGCGGGTCAGCTCGCGCTGACCGTGACGCAGGGCTGGTCGACGGTCGTCACGGCGCAGACCCTCGGCCTGGTGACGGCCGACGCCGACCTCACGCGCGACCTGCGCTTCGTCGACCGGGACGTCCGCCTCGTCCACGACCGCTACTCCATGACCACGGGCAAGCGGCTGGACCGCGTGCACCTCGCGATCGAGTCCACCTTCACCTTCCGCGGTGCGACCGGCGCCCTCGTGCAGGTCGTCGTCCGCGTGGCGCCCGACGGCGTCGCGTACCGCTACGTGCTGCCCGACGACGCCGCCCACACCGTGAGCTCCGAGAGCGGCCGCTGGACCTTCCCCCGGGACGGGGCCGTGTGGAACCAGGACGGCTACGCCGTCAACTACGAGGCGGACTGGGCGGAGCGGACCCTCAGCGGCAACCTCGCGGGGGACATCGGCTTCCCCGTCCTCGCCGAGACCGCAGGCCGCTACGCCCTGCTGACGGAGGCCGACGTCGACGGGCGCTACTCGGGCTCCCACCTCACGCACGAGGCCGGCTCGCTCAGCTACGGGCTCGAGCTCTTCGAGTCCACCCCCGTGACGCACGACGGCCCCCTCGCGACGCCGTGGCGCGTCGCGATCGTGGGCGACCTCGCGACCGTCGTCGAGTCGACGCTGGTCGACGACCTCGCGCCGCCGAGCCGCCTCGCCGACACCGACACGTCGTGGATCCGGCCGGGCGTCTCGAGCTGGTCGTGGATGACCGACTGGGGCAGCCCGCGCGACGAGGCGCGCCAGCGGGACTTCGTCGACCTCTCGGCGCGCAACGGCTGGGAGTACGTGCTGCTCGACGAGGGCTGGAGCGCGGAGTGGGTGCCGCGGACGACCCGGTACGCCAACGCCCGTGGCGTCGACACGATCGTCTGGTTCCACAGCCGTGACCTGCAGACCCAGGAGCAGCGTGACCACTGGCTCCCCCTCCTGCGCGAGTGGGGCGTCGCCGGGCTCAAGATCGACTTCATGGACACGGACTCCCAGGAGATCCACCAGTGGTACGACGCGGTCCTCGCGGACACCGCGCGTCACCAGCTGATGGTCAACTTCCACGGGTCCACGCTGCCGCACGGGCTGCAGCGCACGTGGCCGCACCTCATGAGCTACGAGGCCGTGCGCGGGGCGGAGAACGGGATCTCGCCGAGCCGCTCGCTCACCGTGCCGTTCGCGCGGGGCGTCCTCGGCTCGATGGACTGGACGCCGGTGACGTTCTCGCGGGGCAGCGGCGCGTCGTCCAAGGCCCACGAGCTCGCGATGGCCGTGGTGTACGAGTCGGGCTGGCAGCACATGTCCGACAAGCCCGAGGCGTACGCGGCCGAGCCGGTCGCCGAGGGGCTGCTGCAGAACCTGCCCACCACGTGGGACCGCACGGAGCTGCTCTCGGGCGACCCGGGCGGCCACGTCGTGCAGGCGCGCCGCAGCGGCGACACGTGGTTCGTCGGCGGCATGCGCGCCGGCAGCGGTCCGGCGCTGGACGTGCCGCTGCGCTTCCTCGGCGCGGGTCGATGGCTCGTCCACACGATCACCGACGCCCCCGGAGCCGACGGGGCACCGGACGGCAGCGTGCTGGCCACCCAGGTCACGACGCGACGGGCGCACGAGACGCTGCGCCTGCCGACGGCGACCAACGGCGGCTTCGTCGTGGTGGCGTGCCCCGCCCAGGGCCGGACCACCTGCTTCACGCCGGTCGAGCCGACCGCGACGCTCGACGTCACGGCCGACCCGGACGTCGCCGAGCTCGAGGTCGGGGACACGCTCGAGGTCACCGCCCGCGCGGTCGTGACGTCGGGCGACGGCACGGACGTGTCGTTCGGCCCGCGGCTGCCCGCCGGCTGGACCATGACCGGCGCCGCCGTCGAGCGTGACCGGCTCGCCACCGGCGACGTGCTCGAGGGGACCTGGACGCTGACGGTCGGGCCCGACGCGGTGCGCGGCGACCTGGAGGTCGCCGTCGGCGCGGCGTTCACGTCCGGCGGGCGCGAGGTCTTCGCGGCCGACGGGATCGAGGTCTTCGTCGCACCGGACGCACCGGACGGGCAGGCGTGGGTCTCGGACCTGCCCTGGCTCGAGGACACCGCGGGGTGGGCCAGCAACCGGCGCGACCTGTCCAACTCCGGCGGACCCCTGTCCGTGCGGGGCGAGGTCTTCGCCAAGGGCGTCGGCACGCACGCCCCGAGCGCCGTGACGGTCTGGGCCGGTGGTCGGTGCACCGCGTTCCGCGCGGTGGTCGGGACGGACGATGGCGCCGGCACGCCGGCGGAGAGCTCGGTGTCGTTCCAGGTGCTGGGCGACGGGCGGCTGCTCGCCGAGACCCCGGTGCTGCGGGCGACGTCGGAGCCCGTCGAGCTCGTGGTCGACGTCGCCGGGGTCGACCGGCTCACGCTGCGCACGACCGACGGCGGCGACGGCAAGAACAACGACCACGCCGACTGGGGCGACGCGAGCGTGTGGTGCGGCGACGCGCAGGGCCCGACGCCGCCCACGGAGCCGGCCGGGCTGACCGGGTCGCCGTACGTCAGCGACCTCGAGTGGACGGGCGAGGCCAACGGGTACGGACCGGTCGAGCGCGACCAGTCCAACGGCGAGGCCGCACGCGGCGACGGCAACCCGCTGACCATCGCCGGTCAGGTCTTCGACAAGGGCGTCGGCATGCACGCGACCGGACAGCTCACGACCTGGCTCGGCCGCACCTGCACGACGTTCGAGGCGGTCGTCGGCATCGACGACGAGGTCACGCAGGAAGGCTCGGTGAGCTTCCAGGTGCTCGGGGACGGGATGCTGCTCGCGGACACGGGCGTCGTCACGTCCGCGTCGGGCGGCGTGCCGCTCTCGGTCGACGTGACGGGCGTCCGGAGCCTGACCTTGATCGCCCACGAGGCCACGAACGGCAAGAACTTCGACCACGCCGACTGGGGTGGGGCGCAGCTGGTCTGCGCCGCGGCCTGA
- a CDS encoding class I SAM-dependent methyltransferase, with the protein MHTPNRGRKLGWRAAYELLGAQVRRPEWAFMNYGYAAPDGTEPLVLDPPDEPDRLCIALYERALDGTPLTGRDVLEVGSGRGGGSAWIARRHRPRRTVGLDFSASAVALSRRHRRAAGLSFVRGDAQAMPFPDASFDVVVNVESSHCYPDPSGFVREVRRVLRPGGTFCFADFRPADAVPALLADLSADGLRLVAHHDITPQVVAALRADDTRKAALISSWLPRPVHPLMRRFAALEGSPGFDAFASGRTSYVVARLDG; encoded by the coding sequence ATGCACACCCCGAACCGCGGCAGGAAGCTCGGCTGGCGGGCGGCGTACGAGCTGCTCGGCGCGCAGGTGCGCCGGCCCGAGTGGGCCTTCATGAACTACGGCTACGCCGCGCCGGACGGGACGGAGCCCCTGGTCCTGGACCCGCCCGACGAACCGGACCGGCTGTGCATCGCGCTCTACGAGCGCGCGCTCGACGGCACGCCGCTGACCGGCCGCGACGTCCTGGAGGTCGGCTCCGGCCGCGGCGGCGGGAGCGCCTGGATCGCCCGCCGGCACCGCCCGCGGCGCACCGTCGGGCTCGACTTCTCCGCGTCCGCGGTCGCGCTGTCCCGACGGCACCGTCGGGCAGCGGGGCTCTCGTTCGTGCGGGGCGACGCCCAGGCCATGCCGTTCCCGGACGCGTCGTTCGACGTCGTCGTGAACGTCGAGTCCTCGCACTGCTACCCGGACCCGTCGGGGTTCGTGCGCGAGGTGCGGCGCGTGCTGCGGCCCGGCGGCACGTTCTGCTTCGCCGACTTCCGTCCCGCCGACGCCGTGCCGGCCCTGCTCGCCGACCTGTCCGCGGACGGTCTGCGCCTCGTCGCCCACCACGACATCACGCCGCAGGTCGTCGCGGCCCTGCGCGCCGACGACACCCGCAAGGCGGCGCTCATCAGCAGCTGGCTGCCGAGGCCGGTGCACCCGCTCATGCGGCGTTTCGCGGCGCTCGAGGGCTCGCCCGGGTTCGACGCCTTCGCGTCGGGGCGGACGTCGTACGTGGTCGCCCGGCTCGACGGTTGA
- a CDS encoding DUF1905 domain-containing protein, whose translation MVFDFDAELWVWQARRTDTWTFVSLPTDVADEVLDVAGGVARGFGSLRVEVRLGDSRWRTSIFPDGTAKTYVLPIKKAVRHAEGVEAGDVVRVAITLLDV comes from the coding sequence GTGGTCTTCGACTTCGACGCCGAGCTGTGGGTGTGGCAGGCGCGCCGCACCGACACGTGGACCTTCGTGAGCCTGCCGACCGACGTCGCCGACGAGGTGCTCGACGTCGCGGGCGGCGTCGCCCGCGGGTTCGGCTCGCTGCGCGTCGAGGTGCGTCTCGGGGACTCCCGGTGGCGGACCTCGATCTTCCCCGACGGCACCGCGAAGACCTACGTGCTGCCGATCAAGAAGGCCGTGCGGCACGCCGAGGGGGTCGAGGCGGGCGACGTCGTCCGGGTCGCCATCACGCTGCTCGACGTGTGA
- a CDS encoding acetylesterase gives MADGPRPEPPAPAGRPSALGGYEDWPAWQRGAAPLGGDVAAALGVPAPRATPRPRVVDSWTADGVTTERVEWWVGFGPPTAAWVVRPQDASDAPRPGVLVLHCHAGVKAIGAERLVRTPTPSAAAERLRRDLYDGRALAQDLARRGAVVLAHDTFAWGSRRFDLDPLPVSLRGPVRGAELAWAADGVVPDDEQRYDAAAAAHEHVVAKTAGTLGTSFAGVVAHDDLVALAVLRALPGLDPARTGAVGFSGGGGRAAALASLDPDLRAAVVVAMMTTTQALLPAYADAHSWLLTTPGLLGRYGLPDLAAGRLAHDLLVLSFADDALFPPDGVRAAHDELRTRFTGAPGRYDEAVLPGPHAFTAEAQDRAADFLETSLGTAGLSDGPGGS, from the coding sequence GTGGCTGACGGGCCGCGCCCCGAGCCGCCCGCACCCGCCGGGCGCCCGAGCGCGCTCGGCGGGTACGAGGACTGGCCCGCCTGGCAGCGCGGGGCGGCGCCGCTCGGCGGCGACGTCGCGGCGGCGCTCGGCGTGCCCGCGCCGCGCGCCACCCCCCGGCCGCGGGTCGTCGACTCGTGGACGGCGGACGGCGTCACGACGGAGCGCGTCGAGTGGTGGGTCGGCTTCGGCCCGCCGACGGCGGCGTGGGTCGTGCGGCCGCAGGACGCGTCCGACGCGCCCCGCCCGGGTGTGCTGGTGCTCCACTGCCACGCGGGCGTCAAGGCGATCGGAGCGGAGCGCCTCGTGCGCACCCCGACACCCTCGGCGGCGGCCGAGCGGCTGCGCCGGGACCTGTACGACGGCCGCGCGCTCGCGCAGGACCTCGCCCGCCGCGGTGCCGTCGTGCTCGCGCACGACACCTTCGCGTGGGGGTCGCGCCGCTTCGACCTGGACCCGCTGCCCGTGAGCCTGCGCGGCCCGGTGCGGGGCGCCGAGCTGGCCTGGGCGGCCGACGGCGTCGTCCCGGACGACGAGCAGCGCTACGACGCCGCGGCGGCGGCGCACGAGCACGTCGTGGCCAAGACCGCGGGGACCCTCGGGACCTCGTTCGCGGGCGTGGTCGCGCACGACGACCTCGTGGCGCTCGCGGTCCTCCGCGCCCTGCCCGGGCTCGACCCGGCGCGCACGGGCGCCGTCGGGTTCTCCGGTGGCGGCGGGCGCGCCGCGGCGCTCGCCTCCCTCGACCCGGACCTGAGGGCGGCCGTCGTCGTGGCCATGATGACGACGACGCAGGCGCTGCTGCCCGCGTACGCGGACGCCCACTCGTGGCTGCTGACCACGCCCGGCCTGCTGGGCCGGTACGGCCTGCCGGACCTGGCGGCCGGGCGTCTCGCGCACGACCTGCTCGTGCTGTCCTTCGCCGACGACGCCCTCTTCCCGCCCGACGGCGTCCGCGCCGCCCACGACGAGCTCCGCACGCGGTTCACGGGGGCCCCGGGCCGCTACGACGAGGCGGTGCTCCCGGGCCCGCACGCGTTCACCGCGGAGGCGCAGGACCGCGCGGCCGACTTCCTCGAGACCAGCCTCGGCACGGCCGGCCTCAGCGACGGGCCAGGAGGGTCATGA